In Candidatus Caldatribacterium sp., a genomic segment contains:
- a CDS encoding TrkA family potassium uptake protein, with the protein MRQFAVFGLGIFGSSIAIALYQQGFTVLGVDIDEDPVKEMAGKITEVVQADTTDERVLEALGVKNFDVAIVSIGNDIQSSVLTTLAVKELGVPFIVARAINEMHGKILEKIGADRVIFPERDMALKVAKTLAFPNAIRTEELFPGYNVVEVKLPPLLHGMSLGKAQLRNRYGVTVLAIKRDGEYRVSPSADEVLLKGDVIYILGNEQQLRRFFKEMVESRNGKVVEA; encoded by the coding sequence ATGAGACAATTCGCCGTTTTTGGTTTGGGCATTTTTGGGAGCAGTATTGCCATTGCCCTGTACCAGCAGGGGTTTACCGTTCTTGGGGTGGATATCGATGAGGATCCTGTGAAAGAGATGGCAGGGAAAATCACCGAGGTTGTCCAGGCGGATACAACGGATGAGCGGGTTCTTGAAGCGTTGGGAGTGAAGAACTTCGATGTGGCTATCGTCAGTATCGGCAACGATATCCAGTCGAGCGTCTTGACAACCCTTGCAGTGAAGGAACTCGGGGTTCCCTTTATTGTGGCGCGGGCAATTAATGAGATGCACGGAAAGATACTCGAGAAAATCGGTGCTGATCGTGTTATTTTCCCGGAGCGAGATATGGCGCTTAAGGTAGCAAAGACACTCGCCTTTCCGAACGCCATACGAACCGAGGAGCTCTTTCCTGGCTACAACGTCGTTGAAGTGAAGCTTCCCCCTCTCCTTCACGGGATGTCTCTTGGCAAGGCTCAGCTCCGAAACCGCTATGGTGTTACCGTTCTGGCCATAAAAAGAGATGGTGAGTACCGGGTTTCGCCTTCAGCCGATGAGGTATTGCTCAAAGGGGATGTCATCTACATTTTGGGAAACGAACAGCAGTTGCGGAGATTTTTCAAAGAAATGGTTGAGAGTCGCAATGGAAAGGTTGTGGAAGCATGA
- a CDS encoding DUF89 family protein, translating into MKAQLECFTCNIRQAQEAAEIAGADFDLLWKVSQRVCALYAHADPQWTPAYMTTLAHQIAKEATGVEDIYYRFKRHYNRMALELYPQLKEFVNASCGNRLERAVLVAIAGNIIDLGVYREVDVSDILAQVTNAQWGRYDFPAFYTDILRARTIIYVGDNAGEIVFDRVLVEEIRSCGEKEIIFVVKGGPISNDALLEDAREAGLDGLAVLMTTGQAETGIDVAKAPRELQEIWERADLIISKGQGNFETLSGRKENIYFLLKAKCIPVAREFGVPQGALILKRNLG; encoded by the coding sequence ATGAAGGCGCAGCTTGAATGTTTCACCTGTAACATTCGACAGGCTCAGGAGGCTGCAGAAATCGCGGGGGCTGATTTTGACCTCCTTTGGAAAGTGTCGCAGCGAGTCTGCGCATTGTACGCTCACGCCGACCCCCAGTGGACTCCGGCCTACATGACTACTCTTGCCCATCAGATTGCGAAAGAAGCCACAGGGGTTGAGGATATCTACTATCGCTTCAAGCGACACTACAATCGCATGGCTCTGGAGCTTTACCCTCAGCTTAAAGAATTTGTGAATGCTTCTTGTGGCAACCGGCTTGAGCGAGCGGTTCTTGTGGCCATTGCTGGAAACATCATCGACCTTGGGGTGTACCGAGAGGTGGATGTGTCGGACATTCTCGCTCAGGTGACGAACGCTCAATGGGGAAGGTACGACTTTCCAGCATTTTACACAGATATCCTGAGAGCGAGAACCATCATCTACGTTGGGGATAATGCGGGAGAGATTGTTTTCGACCGTGTTCTCGTTGAAGAAATCCGTTCCTGCGGGGAAAAGGAGATTATTTTTGTCGTTAAAGGAGGACCAATTTCTAACGATGCTCTCCTTGAGGATGCCAGGGAAGCAGGTCTTGACGGACTTGCGGTACTCATGACCACAGGACAGGCTGAAACAGGCATTGATGTTGCCAAGGCTCCTCGCGAACTTCAGGAAATTTGGGAGCGAGCCGACCTCATTATTTCCAAGGGTCAGGGGAACTTCGAAACGCTGAGTGGGCGAAAGGAGAATATCTATTTTCTCCTCAAGGCAAAGTGCATTCCTGTCGCCAGGGAATTTGGGGTGCCTCAGGGGGCGCTGATTCTCAAAAGGAACCTTGGGTGA
- a CDS encoding NUDIX domain-containing protein, whose product MSAMGQENTVLVRSSGGVVVREGDSSFQVLLIRKRGSSFWTLPKGHLEEGEREEEAAAREVQEETGCSPRLGPKLGEISFTYERNGRIFEEHVTFYLMGVEEEGPRSAEEEVEEARWFELSEAPRFLFYENERLILSLAQRYLEEVGINF is encoded by the coding sequence GTGAGCGCCATGGGTCAAGAGAACACCGTCCTTGTCCGCTCAAGTGGTGGAGTAGTGGTGCGAGAAGGGGATTCGTCCTTTCAGGTTCTCCTGATCCGGAAGAGGGGATCTTCTTTCTGGACGCTTCCCAAAGGGCACCTTGAGGAAGGGGAGAGGGAAGAGGAGGCGGCAGCTCGGGAAGTTCAAGAAGAAACGGGGTGTTCTCCTCGCCTTGGTCCAAAGCTTGGAGAAATTTCTTTCACCTACGAGCGGAACGGTCGTATCTTCGAGGAGCACGTTACTTTTTACCTTATGGGAGTGGAAGAAGAAGGTCCACGGAGTGCAGAGGAAGAAGTCGAGGAGGCCCGCTGGTTCGAGCTCTCTGAGGCTCCTCGTTTCCTCTTTTACGAAAACGAGCGGCTCATCCTCTCTCTGGCGCAGAGGTATCTGGAAGAAGTAGGGATAAATTTTTGA
- a CDS encoding stage V sporulation protein S, giving the protein MELLKISSRTKPAALAGAITGVIREHGRAEMQAVGAGAVNQAVKAIAIARGYLAPSGIDLVCIPAFVDVKINDSEKTAIRFIVLPA; this is encoded by the coding sequence GTGGAGCTTTTGAAGATTTCGTCCCGTACAAAGCCGGCGGCTTTGGCGGGGGCAATTACTGGGGTAATTCGAGAGCATGGACGGGCAGAGATGCAGGCAGTGGGAGCGGGTGCAGTGAACCAGGCGGTGAAGGCCATCGCTATTGCTCGGGGATATCTTGCGCCAAGTGGTATTGATCTTGTTTGCATTCCAGCTTTTGTGGATGTCAAGATAAACGATTCAGAGAAAACGGCAATACGCTTCATTGTGCTTCCGGCTTAA
- a CDS encoding HU family DNA-binding protein: protein MNKQDLVGTLAEELKKEGLSITKKDTARVVDKMLEVIENALRKGEKVQLVGFGTFGVKKRAGRRGRNPQTGKEIHIPETKVPFFRPGKLLKEIVK, encoded by the coding sequence ATGAACAAGCAGGACTTGGTGGGCACTCTTGCGGAGGAACTGAAAAAGGAGGGTTTGAGCATTACGAAGAAGGATACCGCTCGTGTCGTGGACAAGATGCTCGAAGTCATCGAGAACGCGCTTCGGAAAGGCGAGAAGGTGCAGCTTGTGGGCTTTGGTACCTTTGGGGTGAAAAAGAGAGCGGGCCGCAGAGGGAGGAATCCGCAGACCGGAAAAGAGATTCATATTCCTGAGACCAAGGTGCCTTTCTTCCGTCCAGGGAAGCTCCTTAAGGAGATCGTAAAGTAG